In Candidatus Eisenbacteria bacterium, the genomic window ACGGCGGCCGGAGCGCACTTGCATCTCGCGCGAACGGTTTGCAGGCGAGCCGAGCGATCGGTCGTCGATCTTGTGGAACGCGGCGAAAGCGTGCCCGCGGGGATCATCGTCTACTTGAACCGCCTCTCCGACTATCTCTTCGTCGCCGCGCGGGCGGCGAACCGGCGGGCCGGCGTCGAGGAGGAACCATGGGATCCGGAGCGCTGAGCGCGGCCTTCGGGCGGAGGGCGCCGAAATGACGCGCCGCCGCCCAATCCTTCTTGTCTCAATCGCCCTCCTTCTTCCTTCCGGATGTGGAACGGACCCCGACGGCGGCGAGAGCGCTCCTTCGCATCATCGCACAAGAAGAACTCGTCCTCTTCCCTCTCCTTCTGTCGCACGATAGAAGTAGACTCCGGACGGCATCTCGCGCCCCGCGTCGTCCTTCCCGTCCCAATGGAATCGCGCGATTCCGGTCGGGCCTCTCTCCGCATCGTGAAGCACGCGCACGAGGCGCCCGCGAAGATCGAAGATGCTCGCTTCGAGCGCGCCCCCGTCCGCGCCGAGCGCCGCGAAGGAGAGAGCGGTAGGCTCGCGGAAGGGGTTGAAGGGGTTCGGCTCCGCCCATGCGGCTCGCCCCGAGCGGGCCGCCTCGCTCCCCGTGCTCGTGTCGATCGCCGCGATGACGGTTCGATAGACCGCGAGATCGGCGGGCGGAAGGCCGGTGTTCCGCGGAGCCATCGTGAGCCGCGTGCCCGTCGCCGCGTCGAAGAGATGAACCCCCGGCTGCGTGATCTTGCGATCGGCGAGAAAGACCTGCGCGGTCGCCGTGTCCCACTCGATGTCCGGAACGAAGCCGTCCGTGGTGTAGTGCGTTCCGTTGAGGGCTCCGTCGGATGTGCGGAAGGAGACGAGATTCGTCGTGTAGAACCAATCGCTCGAAACGGCGGCGTAGCCCTTGTCGCCCGAGAGGGTGAACACACCGAGATCGCCGCCGAGAGCGTTCTCGGTGACGACCCATCCCTCCGACGCGAGCGTGGCCGCGTCGATCCTCTCGATTCCGCCGTCGAGGGCGAAATAGGCCCCGGTCTCGCCGAGGTAGATCTTTCCCGCGCCCTCGTCGAGGAGCATCGGCCCGTTCGGGTTCGACGCGAGGAGAGCGATCCCCTGCGTACCGGGAACGGACGGGTTCGCGTCGACGAGGGTGTTCGTCTCCGTGTTCACGACGGCGAGGTAGGCGGGAAAGAGCGGGGTCCAGGTCGAGCGATCGATCCTTTGGATCTGAATGAAAAGGCGTTTCCCGAAGAGGACCATCCGGCTCATCTCCGGAAGCCCGTCCGCGTCGGCGAACACGGACAGATCGATTGAATCGACGATCGCGCCGGTCGATGGGTTCACCTCGTAGAGCCGGGTCGATTCGTAGCGGCTTACGTACGCCTTCGTCTCGCTTACGAAGGCGATGTCCTGCGGGTTGCTCCCCGCGCCGACGGAGAACTCGAGGATCGTTCCGAATCCCGATTCGGGATCGATCACCTGGATGTTGTCCGCATAGAGACGGTTCACGACATAGATCCGGTTCCGCCAGACGCGGACGATCGGATCGGAGCTGACCGGCTCGAGATTCGTTTGAACCGGCCAAGGGTTCTCGAGGCCGATCGTGGCGCACTGTCCGCTTGTCTCGTAGTCGGTCGTCACCGCGAAGAGAAACTCCGCCGCGACGGAGGCCGCCGGAAAGACGAGAAGAGCGGCGAGCGCCGCCGCGAGAGGGATCGTTCGCCTCATGGTCACTCCTTTCGGGCGCGGCGTCCGCCGCCCGCTTCAACGGCCGCGGTCAAGTAAACGGTTCTTCCCGGCATCGGGTATCCGAAGGAATCCGCGCTCTTCTCGTCGCCGATGTTCTGCACGTCCAGATCGAAGAGGAACCGGTCCCCACGGAATCGGATCCGCGCTCCTACGTTGTGGATATTCCTCGCGGCCGCCCGATCCTCTTCGGTGTTCGCGCGGTCCCGGAAATACGGGTCAAGCCGGTTGTACTCATGCCTTAGCTCGATCCGCCCGAGGCGGAGCGAAAGCCGCGAGAAGAACTCGCGCGCCGAAACATACGGAACCCATTTGCTCTTCCAGTGAGGAACGGACCCGCGTTGGCGGACGTCTTGCGAAGTGAACGAGCCGTCCGCGCGGAGCGCCCCCCCCTCGATCTTCCACTCGATCTCGACCCCCTCGGCATCGGCTTCCTCCAGGTTCACCGCCTTGAAGTTCCGCTGCGAGTTCTGGATGAAGACGATGAGAGAATCTCTTTTGGAGCGAAATACACTGATGTCAAGAAAGCCGTCGATCGGCCCATCCTCCGGCGCGCGAAGCCGAAAGCCGCCGTCCCATGTCGTGCCTTCCTCGGGAACGAGGAAGGGACTCGGGCGGACGTCGCCGTTCGTCCCGAAGAGCTCGAAGAGAGTGGGAAGCCGTCCGGCGCGCGCGCGGCTCGCTCGGAGAGAGAGGAAAGGAGCGAGATCGGCGTGCGCCCCGAGGGTTGCGGCTCGGAAACCGCTCGAATGTGCCGTTTGGAGAGGTTCCGGCGGAGGCCCGTAGGGGAGGACGCCGTGGAAGTTGTCCTTCGATTCGGTCCAGCGGAGCGCGCCGTAGAGCGAAAGGCGCTCGCGAAAAAGAAGGCACTCGTCCTCGAGAGAGAGGGACGAAACGCGCCTCTCCCTCGGAAACCCCTTGCCGACCGCCGGGTTTCCGTCTTCCGGCTCGAACGACTCGCGCCTCAAGTCCGCCCGCGCTCGTAGGGTTTGGCGCGCGCGAAGGAGGTGGGCGGTGACGAGAACATGTCCGCCATCCGCCTCGGACCGATGGATGAGATCGCTTAAGTGGAGCGTCGGTTCCTTGCCCGGATTGTAGTACCGGTCCCGGCGGTCGAGACGATAGGCGCCGAGATCGGCCCGAACCCGCTTCCTGAGGAGTCCGGGAGAGGCGGCCGCAAGGCTCGTTCGATGTCTTCGGTTGTCGAACGACGCCTCTTCGTAGATCAAGTTGCCGTGGCCGGGAAGACCGCTTTCCTTGAGGTACCAATCATCGACCAGCTCGATCGTCCATCCGGCGAGCGGAGGAAGGCGGAGCTTGCCGAGGAGGGTGTGCTCGCGGAATGCGTTATTCGTCCGCGTGAGAACCGTGTCGTCCGCCACGTTGTGCGTGCGCGTCCCCCGGTCGTAGAGAAACTCGAAGTCGCCCCTCGTCTGAAGGTGCCTGTAGGAGAGGAGGTATGCGCCGCCTCCCGCGGTCCCCGAGCGGAGCGCGTAGGTTTTCCACGTGTCGTAGCTTCCTGCCGTGAGCGCGAACGAGGTGTGTCCGTCCCGCGCGGGATGCGTGACGAGGTTAACCGCCCCGCCGATGCCCGAGGCGCCGAGCGCGACGGGGGCGCCGCTCCGGAAGATCTCCGCGCGAACGAGGTTGTCGACGGGAAGCTCGGCGAGATTCACCGCTCCCCATTCCGCGGAGTTCAGCGGAATGCCGTCGAGGTAGATCTCGACCTGTCCGGGAGCGCTCCCGCGAATCGATGCGGTTGCGAAGGCGCCGAGCCCGCCGAAGCGCCGAACCCGCACACCGGCGGATTCCTCGAGGATGTCCGCGATCGTAAGAAGCCGGCCGGACGATCCCGCGAGATCCTTCACGCTCGCGAAGAAGGGGAGACGGTCGAGATCGACCGGCTTGTCGGGGGCTTCCGCTTCGACCCGAATCGTGTCCGCGGGCCCGTAGAGGGGTCCCCCCTCGTCGGCCGACGAGAAGGTTGACACAAAAATCATTGCGAAGAGGACGAACGACGGGACCCACGCCGCCGAGCGCCGCGTGCAAACGCGCATCGCGCTTCCACCATGCGGTCGCCGGCGCGAGGAGGGCGCGGGGGAAACAGAAACCGAAGCGGCCGCCGCTTCGGGGAGAGCTCCCGCCCGTCGCGGCCAATCCTCGAGCCGACGGTTCGAGTGCCGGGCTCTCTCGCGCGAGAGGCCCGGTTCGTTTTCCCCGGGGAGGTCTTCTGGCTTCCGGGTCTTCCTACCGCCCACGCCTTCCCGCGGCTCCCGGCCGCAGTGGCATCGTGTGGGTTTCGTCGCCGGTTACAGCGGCGGGCCCGCAACGGCTTCGCACCGTTTTCCCTTCTTCATTCCGCCCCGCGGACCCGGGGAAACCTTTTTGTCGGGAGAGAGGGTAGCAGGTGAAGAGCCGTCAGTCAACACAACTGATTTCTGCCCCTCGCCTGCCGAGGTGGCGTGGGCGGACGCGCGGGTCTCTCCTTCGCGCCGCATGCGCGAAGGAGCTTCCTCGCCACCCCGTCGCTTGGGCATGTACTGACAGACACCGTTCACCCAGTGAAAAGAGGTGTCTGTCACAACTCGCAGGCTATCTACTTGAACAGGCGTTTCAGCGATCCCCAGGAGGAGGATTCGGTTTCGGTGGAACCGATACGCACGTAGGCCTTCGAGGGCCACGCGGCGTAGTAGTAGGTCCAACTGGTGCAGGTCATCAACACCGAGCCGGCGACATCGGAAGCGAGCTCGGCGATCGATCCCTCCGCCGCGGCGCGAAAAGTGATCGTCGCGTGGCAAAACGGCCATTCGATGCAGCCGAACCAATTGATCGTGTAGGTCGCCAGGCTGACACAACCCGGCGAGGGGAAGTCGGGAGGATAGCTCTCCCAGTAGGCGGGCAGGTGGTACTCGGTTGCCACGTAAACCAATGCATCCCCCGGAGAACACACGGTCGATGCGGCGACCATGATCCTCGGGGAAGGGAGATCGCCTACCCACCAGAGGTCGAGCCTTACGTCCTCTCCGATGAAAGCTTCGATCGTGTCCGGTCCGTTCCCGAGAACCCCGTCGAGGTCGAGCTCGATTGCGGCGTTCGTTCGCGCAAGGACGAGCGGTGCCGCCAGGAGGCTCGCGACGAGAAAAGACGCCGTCCAATTCCGCTGACTCTTCATGTCCCGGACCTCCTCTCCCGGGGCCTAGGTTATCAGGTACCGGATCTTCCGTCT contains:
- a CDS encoding TonB-dependent receptor gives rise to the protein MRVCTRRSAAWVPSFVLFAMIFVSTFSSADEGGPLYGPADTIRVEAEAPDKPVDLDRLPFFASVKDLAGSSGRLLTIADILEESAGVRVRRFGGLGAFATASIRGSAPGQVEIYLDGIPLNSAEWGAVNLAELPVDNLVRAEIFRSGAPVALGASGIGGAVNLVTHPARDGHTSFALTAGSYDTWKTYALRSGTAGGGAYLLSYRHLQTRGDFEFLYDRGTRTHNVADDTVLTRTNNAFREHTLLGKLRLPPLAGWTIELVDDWYLKESGLPGHGNLIYEEASFDNRRHRTSLAAASPGLLRKRVRADLGAYRLDRRDRYYNPGKEPTLHLSDLIHRSEADGGHVLVTAHLLRARQTLRARADLRRESFEPEDGNPAVGKGFPRERRVSSLSLEDECLLFRERLSLYGALRWTESKDNFHGVLPYGPPPEPLQTAHSSGFRAATLGAHADLAPFLSLRASRARAGRLPTLFELFGTNGDVRPSPFLVPEEGTTWDGGFRLRAPEDGPIDGFLDISVFRSKRDSLIVFIQNSQRNFKAVNLEEADAEGVEIEWKIEGGALRADGSFTSQDVRQRGSVPHWKSKWVPYVSAREFFSRLSLRLGRIELRHEYNRLDPYFRDRANTEEDRAAARNIHNVGARIRFRGDRFLFDLDVQNIGDEKSADSFGYPMPGRTVYLTAAVEAGGGRRARKE